A window from Triticum aestivum cultivar Chinese Spring chromosome 6D, IWGSC CS RefSeq v2.1, whole genome shotgun sequence encodes these proteins:
- the LOC123143159 gene encoding uncharacterized protein: MVYATKMPKVNLVRTDSNDALKDEIVLPRGTLVTCLVGIELQYEDVGAPIQFLEFFHSFGKICKIRKGQLEETLKDLTQIEEVSLVVVDLHIKLLSIIEIGKDISFEYPGHGDEWIRKVGEYITLTLHTEDFTLHCLN; the protein is encoded by the exons ATGGTCTACGCTACTAAGATGCCAAAGGTCAACCTGGTGCGAACTGACAGCAATGATGCTCTCAAGGATGAAATAGTTCTACCCAGGGGTACTCTCGTGACTTGCCTTGTAGGCATAGAGCTGCAGTATGAAGATGTTGGTGCTCCTATTCAATTTCTGGAGTTCTTTCATTCATTTGGCAAG ATCTGCAAAATAAGGAAGGGGCAACTAGAAGAAACTCTCAAAGACTTAACTCAAATTGAAGAGGTGTCTTTAGTTGTTGTTGACCTTCACATAAAGCTGTTGTCCATCATAGAAATTGGCAAAGATAT CTCTTTTGAGTATCCAGGACATGGAGATGAATGGATAAGAAAAGTCGGCGAGTACATCACTTTGACATTACATACAGAAGATTTCACCCTTCACTGCTTAAATTAG